The genomic stretch aaagcagaaaataaaaatgataatacaaAAACAAATGATATTTGCAGCATTGGTTTAAATAAAGTGAGGAAAAGACACaatgatttagaaaacGGTAAAAAAGTTAATTAAAATCTAGTAAAAGTAACTTCTCGGGtagttaaattattaaagtgAGGTATTTCAATGAAGGAATCATCTATGACTGGATAAGCATCCAAAACTGACCTTAATATTGGAGTGTTTTTAACTTGAATAGATGTTATATGAGCATATTGCTTTGTATCACGGCAATAACTACAGAATTTCTTGACAATTTGtagatataataaaactCTTTCTTTCACTGATGAAGGAATATCTAAGTCTGTAGAAAAACTCTCACGTTGTATGTCTTGATCTATTTCTTCACCATTTGACCCTGTAACGTCATGCAAATCATCAAATGCACCAGATTGACTTGCAGCTTGGAAAGCAGGGTGTGAAAGATCAAGATTTCCTGCGGCATTTTTAAAAGGCTCCATATCAATATTACTAcctaataaagaatttttcaataagaCATcacttaatttttttgttggtTTTAAAGTTTTGCTTCTAGTgttatattcattttgCGCCCAAGTTAAGGTTGAATCTCTTAAGGCAGCCCAATCAGCATTTGCAATGAATTTTTGTCTTGATTCATCTGATTTTTCAAGTAATGTTACCCATCTCTTTAAAATCTCATCTGTAGTGATATCATCAACAGAACCCATTGATTTTAACAATATTCTATAAGCGACAATTGTTTTCGGTATGTGAAATAAATCATAACAATTGTCgatatattcaataatCTCACGATCTCTCCAAACGGCGCattttgttaaaataatattaaagaaaggttcatcaattttttttatattattatactcAGCAATTATAGATTTCAACTCTTCAAATCCTTgctctttattatttgaataatttgtgaaaaaaatatcaaaaaatgtatcatttaatgaagatgaaatacCGTTATGAATATGTTTACCGTAGtgaattaaagatttatgCCAAACTTCATGAATTTGTGAAAAATCATTGGTGTTTTCCCAAATATTTCTcataaaagatttaacaTAGGATACTTGTAAATCTACTTTATATGgaatatcatcatttaaaactttattaaaaaacgATTTTGCAATAGTTAAATCTTTACACTCACCAATGAATGATAAATGagtttcaattaaataaccATACTTGGATTCATCGGATGCTTTacataatttttcaaacaaaTGTAATGCTGACATAACGTCATTTGCTGATAGTGCTGCTCTGATCATACCTACAGCTAAATTTGGATGAAAGAAGTCTAGAGTTTTGGAAGATTTTTcatataatgatttaatttcttcataaGGTGTACCATGTTCATATAATATTGGTAACATGACCCCAACTACTCTTGGATTTAGGAAAACATTAAGCTTTTCTGAACTTTCTGAACTAACTGACTTCGTCCAAATTCGAATGGCTTCCTCCTCtaagaataattctttaaatgaGGTAATCAAATGCATAGCACCATACTCATTAATAGTAACGGAATTTTGCAAGatatcatttgaaatatctCTTAGGGAGTTCAAAAGGAATGAGGTAATTCCTCTTTGGAAAGACTGAGAATCTCTGTCTGGTTTTTTAGTTAATCTTGTCAGTTGATATCTATTTGCTCTTAACCCATTATGCAATAGATGAATCATGCCTGAAACTCTAacttcatttaattcattagatAGTTTTAATTCATAATATAATTCCATTGCTTTGGAAAGAGAATCCCAAAATAGGGGATCGGAGTTTGATAAAGGTTGTTTTGAAGATTCCCTCATATTTTTACGTCTCGGAGTTTGAGACATGTATAAAGATTGAGCAACACATTCTTCAAATGCACGGACTTTATTGCTCCAGACTGCCTCTGGTTTCAAAGTAGATGTATTGATTcttgaataaatattcttattattacgaTTATTacgattattatttttcttgttaGATGTTGAGCCTGAAACTAAGGCTGCGTTAATAGAACTTAATTGGTTACGTAAACGAGTTGCGCTATTATTAGCAGGTTGAAAAGTAGTCTGGTCAGTAGAGTTATATCTCAAGGAATAATTCAAAGTATGAGAAGTCCATGACGTGACTGGGCCAGTAAGCTGGCTTGAAAGTCTACCTTTGATAGCTTGAGATTGTTGGGCAAATCTGAACATGGTTATGATGTTGAAGGGATCAAATAGTAGAAATACCTGTTTTATTGAGCAATAGTAACTAACGGCAGTTCCCCTTTGTcctatataatatatatatagatatattgGAAAGCTtttcaacaacaataacGAAACCGATTtgtaagaaaaatataggaaaaataaatgtaaaTCGATACAGTTTCCCTTTCACTCTTTCTGTTTCTCTCCTGTTACAATAATCTTAAATCTACATTATTAAGTAGTGgcaatattaatagattaGTTGGTGTTATTTCACGAATTTTCACTCTTTCTCCAATTATCTTTTCTGCCGAGTTCTCCCGGCTTCCGTAGCCAGTTTCGACTTTAATGGGAATTTCCGCGGAGCGTTTTCCGGTCATGCTGAAAATTCCTATCCCGGCGGACTTAAGGAACCGTAGCGCagttataaatattaatagctGTAAGTGAGATATGAGTACTTACAGGAGAAATAAATGCAAATAAAGGAAAGAAAAATAGAGGTTTGGGTACAATAGATATAGGTTTGGGTACAATAGATATAGGTTCTTTTGGTGGgaaactatttttttttaaggtGCATTGTTGTTTAGATTGTTGGAAGGCGGAGTTTTGTCTTTATTATGATTGTTGGATCCTTAGAGTTATAAAAGGAATCATAAACGCATTGTTtcctatatatatagttgtTCTAGCCGTCAATTGTCAGTTGATAAACTTGGATAGATATTTTACCTTGCTCTTTTATATGCGTATCTATTATGTTTGCTTAGTTTATGCAAATCTTTTCTAGAGAGAAggggaaaaaaattatcgCGAATCGCCgatcttcttttttttttttctttttaatattagacAGGCGGCAGATTAGCCGCCGACGGGTTCTGGCGCGAACGAAAGAAAGTAAGTCCTAGCCATatctataaataattaaaaataaatgcaATGTACGTCTgtagtatatatatatttgggCATGagaatgataataatggcCCATGTGTATGCCGTGTTTGGGAAATGGGTATGATACTTTGCAATAATCAAGGTGTATGTTGTAATTGGAAAGTGGGCATGAAGTTTGCAATGATCATCAACGGCAATCCGGCAAAATCTCTTTTCAAAGTCCATATACATTCACAGGCAATGACTTGGCCCTTTATTGGTGTTATCAACCGACAAGTCTTCATTTGTTCGCAGCCCTTAAAATCTTTGTAAGCAATGGTGGAAAAAGTCTTAAAATATGATCTCACACTATCGTCATCCATGATCTCAACAATAAAAGTCATCTTGTTCAACAATTCCTTTCTTGTCCAACCTGTTAAGATTTCAAACTCTTCGTTCATGTATGATATTTGACCATTTCTTCTCCAAATGCATGTGGGGACACCAACTTTCGAAATATGCTTGgtatattctaataatgtTCTTTGATAACTTTGTTCCACAAAGATCATATCTTCTTCAGTCAGAGTGACGGCAGACTCGAGAAATACCGGTCTGAATTCGGCAAGAGATCTACACATGGAGACGACGTCATCTCTGGGGAACCTCTTTTTAATATAGGacaacaaataatgaaaaccACGAGTATGAGAGAAGGGTTGGTCGATCTTTGTATAAATATCCATTGGTTTGGAATATCTTAAGGAATGTTCCCAATGACTATTACTCTTTatgaaatttgaatttgtaaaatttttgttattgtGGGGGAAAGATGCTGCTAATACTAAAGATGCATTAAACCCGGGTTTATCGACCAAATTGGAAGTGGAGGGGTCTTTATAGACAGGAGGATGTTTGGCTTGGATAATAGGGATGATTTCAGGATATGCCTTATTGGtgttatttaaataatattggtTTGTGGCAGCATCATATCTGAAAGAAGAGGTGTTTGGTGAATCGGGAAGCGGGGAATCGCTTGAAGGTGTTGATACATCAGagtatcttttaaaatctaaCGAGTGGTTTGTGGATTGTACGGGGACCAAAGGGAAATGGTCCATGAATAAGTTTGCACCTGAATTGATGATCTCATCCGAATTTGGGCCcagtaaatttttataaacattttgaaattgtGATGGATATGCAAACGTGGGGGCGTTAGCACTTTCGCTGGGGCTATTATAATTGCTGGACATATCATAGGAGGGAGATATTGATGGAGTCTTTTCCTTTGGTGAATGCTGATTTGTATTGGGAGAGCCTGCTGGGATAAAGTCTTGTCTTGGATTTGAAGGAGAGGTGGCAATGCCTCTTCTTGCAATAGACATGACAGGTTTGGAAACAacagtattattattattattattattattaggtGCAAGAGAATGTTTCCATTGGGCATCGGAAATACCGTCCAAGTATTTAGTTCTCTTCCGGGGGACATCGATACATGTATCAGCAATATTTTTGGAAACACATCTGTGACAAGGTCGGCTTGCTTCACATGATAGATGCCATTTGGAACAATTGACACATGCAATATGTGTGTTTTTCCTTCTTCTGACCACGGCCTTTTTCGTGACGGGTTTCTTGGTGTTCTTCTCTACGCTATGGATCTGGGTATGCAGGTGAGGGCCATCTTTATCTTGGGGGAATAGTGAAATCGGTCTTGGATCTGTCATAGTTTATTGTTTTGCATAGCATGGGTGTGcagaatttttttcttttttttttattatttttttcttttttttttttcttttctttttcattgtCTTGTCGCGTTCTCTCTCATATAGTCGGTAGCTGACGAATGATCAACATGTGAAGATgtttaaaaacaaaaaaacaaaaaaaaaacaacaggTACCACCACCCTGACACTATTGGTAGATAGGGTTTAGCAAGTTTGAACAAGTTTGAACCTTTGTGCGTTATACTTATGGAAGTTGCTGCGTAGTTGTTGTGACCAGCTCTAAGAATTGAGGAGTACGAAGGAACATTGGGCGGCTGAGAAATGTATTGGGAAGGGGAAGCCGCGGAGTTTTCTGGAAAAGACACAATGAGACGAATAAGGCTACGAACTGGATGTCTTGTATGTGAAAAAGCTGGCAGCAAGAGAGAAGGTAAGATGACAAGGAGGCTTAGTACTTAGTAGAGAGATGTAATTGCAAGAAGAGAGAAGGTGATTATCAGATGTAAAGGAGGGATTGATAACCAGACGTTGGTTCCAAGAGGTAGAGCTGAAGAAGTCAAAGAGTCTGTAGAGACGTGTTGTCAAGAAGCTGGGGGGGGGTACCGTTGAGTGAAGCCATCCATGGGGTCGGTCCAAGTATTTGACATGTGTAGAGGTGGAATTGTCCTTGTTTAGCACGAATATCTTGCATGATGGTATTGCCGAGAAGCGTGGCGAATTGGGACGAGGATTATAGACGGGCCAAATGCGAAACGCAGATGATATCCCCGACGGAGATTTCCGGAAGCTATTGAAACGGTTCCAAGGAGACTCTATGAAGCAAAACTTGGTACTGGCGTCGTAGCCAAGAGGGGATCCGACGTCTTGAGCTGCATCAAACAATGGAACAGGCGTGGCCGAATTTATACCTGCTGCCAGTACTTCTGCTGCTGCTTCTTCTCGCCACCGCCACGTGCCTGCCGACAAAGCCGACCACGGCCGGCCCGGTGGCGAATGCGTGCCTTCAGCCTCACCGTTCTTCTTGATATTTAACAGTGGTGTTTGCACTTTTCGACACTTGCTCCTCCCTTGTCCAGCCAAACCACTCACTCCACCTCTCGTCCCCTTTTACCCTGCCTCTCTCTCCGTCTGCCATGAGCTCTCCAGAAATCCCTACCTACACTCTTCTCGACTATTCCAAGTTTGCCCTAGCCGGTGCCATTGGGTGTGGTTCCACCCATTCTTCCCTAGTCCCTATCGATGTTGTCAAGACTAGAATCCAATTGGAACCTACCGTTTATAATGGTGGGATGGTCCAGTCTTTCAAGAAGATCATTGGTGAAGAAGGGCCTCGTGCCTTGTTGACTGGGTTTGGTCCAACTCTGTTGGGTTACTCGATCCAAGGTTCCTTCAAGTTTGGTGGGTACGAAGTGTTTAAGAAGTTGTTTATCGATACTCTGGGTTACGACACTGCAGTGCGTTACAAGAATTCGGTGTACATGGGGTCCGCTGCAGCCGCCGAGTTCTTGGCCGACATTGCTCTGTGTCCCTTGGAAGCCACACGTATCCGTCTGGTGTCTCAGCCCGGTTTTGCCAACGGTCTTGTGGGCGGCTTTTCCCGTATCTTGCGTGAAGAAGGGATCGGCTCGTTCTACTCCGGGTTCACTCCAATCTTGTTCAAGCAGATCCCATATAACATTGCCAAGTTTTTGGTCTACGAACGTGCTTCGGAATTGTACTATAGAATCATCGGTGCCAAGGACACTTTGTCCAGCGGTGCCAACACTGCTATCAATTTGTTGTCTGGGTTGACAGCTGGTCTTGCAGCTGCCATTGTTTCCCAGCCAGCCGACACTCTGTTGTCCAAGGTCAACAAGACCAAGAAGGCTCCCGGCCAGTCCACCGTGGGTCTGTTGGCCCAGTTGGCTAAGCAACTGGGCTTTGTGGGCTCGTTTGCCGGGTTGCCTACACGTCTGGTCATGGTCGGTACTTTGACGTCGTTGCAATTCGGTATCTACGGGTCGTTGAAGAAATCCCTAGGATGTGCTCCAACCATTGAAATTGGTGGTGGGGGACACTAAGCACGCTAGCCTGTGCTTATGCCACGCCCACTCTCACACTGCACTCccctatatatattctattattataaacTACATACTTACATATAGTCTTGTTAATACGTCTATTTGCCCTGCAAGTACTGTTCCAACTCCGAGTCTAGTTGTTCCGCTGATCGCTCAGGTGACCGTCTCCCACTGCGAAACGACTTCCCGCCGCGACCACCTCTTCGAGGTGGTCTTGCAACAGGCCGTCCTCTGGCCGGGCGTCTTTCAAACACCTCCACAAAAACTTTACCCCCATTCAATTCGTACCCTTGATACTTTTCCACCACTTCCCTCAACACACTCTCGTCTTTAAATTCCACCACTACAACACGCTCCTCTTTGGTGTCAAACGTCTTGCTATACTTTATCTCATGGCCCATCGACTTCAACAGATCCTCGATCTCGTAGTCACTCACGTCCAGCCCAATCTTGCTGATACGCAATCGTTTCTCAGGAACACTCTTGTCACGGATCCCCAACCTCGACGCCAACCCGTTCCTCAAATCCCTACGACGATAATTCTATGCTTGTTCGGTTAATACATACGTTCCTTTGCTACTACTATCCTACACATACACCATACTTACTGTAACGTGGCGAGTCGCATCACTCATCTTTGTTTTGCTATGTTATGCTATGCTATGATATGcgtttttttattttttggcTGTGGCAAacttttactttttttcccTCTTGTTATTTTAAACGCCAACGCCAACGCCTGCGCCCTCGGCCCCGCGCAAATCTTCAATCACATCCACAAACCGTCCAACCTTACCATACTTCGCCTTAATCATCTCCACCCATCCAACTCGCATCGTCCCAAGACTACCTTCTTGCACGCTCAAATTTCCATACGTCATCATCATCCGATAACATGTCTCTTCACAATCTTGGAATTCCTCCAATTCACCAAACTTGTTCAAGATCTCCATAATCATCACGATACCAGTGCTCTCGTCATTCATCACCGAATAATTAAACAACACACTGCTTAACGCAATGCTAAACATCTTCGATTGAGCAATCGTAGACCCTTGGTATTCCAATTGTAACACATTCAACTCTTGCAGTTTCGACCGTAAAAACATACCTCCTAATTGTGAGTTGCCAAAACAATTGGTGATCATCCGTAACGTCAACATCACCACACTAATGTTTTCACTGCGTAACCCATCTCTTATAAACTCGGAAATCACATTCTCATCACGGCAATATCTAACAATCAACCTCATTATATCATACCCGGGGACTTTCACTTTCCAATCGCGTTTCATACGTTGTGCCATGGTGCTTAAAAATTCACAATTCCCCTGTAGATCATCCAATTTCTCCAAAATACCCGCCAACTCTCCATCATCGAACTTGCCCCTgccttcttcttctttggAATTCAACTTTATGATACCATTAAATAG from Henningerozyma blattae CBS 6284 chromosome 4, complete genome encodes the following:
- the TBLA0D03540 gene encoding uncharacterized protein (similar to Saccharomyces cerevisiae YBR238C and RMD9 (YGL107C); ancestral locus Anc_6.150) yields the protein MFRFAQQSQAIKGRLSSQLTGPVTSWTSHTLNYSLRYNSTDQTTFQPANNSATRLRNQLSSINAALVSGSTSNKKNNNRNNRNNKNIYSRINTSTLKPEAVWSNKVRAFEECVAQSLYMSQTPRRKNMRESSKQPLSNSDPLFWDSLSKAMELYYELKLSNELNEVRVSGMIHLLHNGLRANRYQLTRLTKKPDRDSQSFQRGITSFLLNSLRDISNDILQNSVTINEYGAMHLITSFKELFLEEEAIRIWTKSVSSESSEKLNVFLNPRVVGVMLPILYEHGTPYEEIKSLYEKSSKTLDFFHPNLAVGMIRAALSANDVMSALHLFEKLCKASDESKYGYLIETHLSFIGECKDLTIAKSFFNKVLNDDIPYKVDLQVSYVKSFMRNIWENTNDFSQIHEVWHKSLIHYGKHIHNGISSSLNDTFFDIFFTNYSNNKEQGFEELKSIIAEYNNIKKIDEPFFNIILTKCAVWRDREIIEYIDNCYDLFHIPKTIVAYRILLKSMGSVDDITTDEILKRWVTLLEKSDESRQKFIANADWAALRDSTLTWAQNEYNTRSKTLKPTKKLSDVLLKNSLLGSNIDMEPFKNAAGNLDLSHPAFQAASQSGAFDDLHDVTGSNGEEIDQDIQRESFSTDLDIPSSVKERVLLYLQIVKKFCSYCRDTKQYAHITSIQVKNTPILRSVLDAYPVIDDSFIEIPHFNNLTTREVTFTRF
- the ERT1 gene encoding Ert1p (similar to Saccharomyces cerevisiae YBR239C; ancestral locus Anc_6.152), whose protein sequence is MTDPRPISLFPQDKDGPHLHTQIHSVEKNTKKPVTKKAVVRRRKNTHIACVNCSKWHLSCEASRPCHRCVSKNIADTCIDVPRKRTKYLDGISDAQWKHSLAPNNNNNNNNTVVSKPVMSIARRGIATSPSNPRQDFIPAGSPNTNQHSPKEKTPSISPSYDMSSNYNSPSESANAPTFAYPSQFQNVYKNLLGPNSDEIINSGANLFMDHFPLVPVQSTNHSLDFKRYSDVSTPSSDSPLPDSPNTSSFRYDAATNQYYLNNTNKAYPEIIPIIQAKHPPVYKDPSTSNLVDKPGFNASLVLAASFPHNNKNFTNSNFIKSNSHWEHSLRYSKPMDIYTKIDQPFSHTRGFHYLLSYIKKRFPRDDVVSMCRSLAEFRPVFLESAVTLTEEDMIFVEQSYQRTLLEYTKHISKVGVPTCIWRRNGQISYMNEEFEILTGWTRKELLNKMTFIVEIMDDDSVRSYFKTFSTIAYKDFKGCEQMKTCRLITPIKGQVIACECIWTLKRDFAGLPLMIIANFMPTFQLQHTP
- the MIR1 gene encoding Mir1p (similar to Saccharomyces cerevisiae MIR1 (YJR077C); ancestral locus Anc_1.536) codes for the protein MSSPEIPTYTLLDYSKFALAGAIGCGSTHSSLVPIDVVKTRIQLEPTVYNGGMVQSFKKIIGEEGPRALLTGFGPTLLGYSIQGSFKFGGYEVFKKLFIDTLGYDTAVRYKNSVYMGSAAAAEFLADIALCPLEATRIRLVSQPGFANGLVGGFSRILREEGIGSFYSGFTPILFKQIPYNIAKFLVYERASELYYRIIGAKDTLSSGANTAINLLSGLTAGLAAAIVSQPADTLLSKVNKTKKAPGQSTVGLLAQLAKQLGFVGSFAGLPTRLVMVGTLTSLQFGIYGSLKKSLGCAPTIEIGGGGH
- the YRA2 gene encoding Yra2p (similar to Saccharomyces cerevisiae YRA2 (YKL214C); ancestral locus Anc_1.535), coding for MSDATRHVTVSMVYNYRRRDLRNGLASRLGIRDKSVPEKRLRISKIGLDVSDYEIEDLLKSMGHEIKYSKTFDTKEERVVVVEFKDESVLREVVEKYQGYELNGGKVFVEVFERRPARGRPVARPPRRGGRGGKSFRSGRRSPERSAEQLDSELEQYLQGK